One Cryptomeria japonica chromosome 9, Sugi_1.0, whole genome shotgun sequence genomic window carries:
- the LOC131045279 gene encoding protein NCA1 isoform X3, translated as MRPCSSKLLLYRTSLTIPDMSEIRCHVQAFQAQNFESAKSRLTLCAEDIREQLGRIESTPELCSQLGVILGVLGDCCQVMGDVGGAAKYYSESVEILYKLSVDDPEVVHTLSVSLNKIGDLKYYEGDLSAAKSHYSQALDIRRKAINDSKKLSSQVLDVAVSLAKVADVNRGQGNEEAAVEGFQEAVKILECLNLSLQPNEESSLEKRRRSVLGFLHGQLKESQDTAPIAAT; from the exons GATGCCATGTGCAGGCATTTCAAGCCCAAAATTTCGAAAGTGCCAAATCAAGGCTAACTTTATGTGCAGAGGATATTCGTGAGCAACTGGGAAGGATTGAAAGTACTCCAGAATTATGTTCACAACTAGGGGTTATTCTGGGCGTGCTTGGTGATTgctg TCAAGTCATGGGAGATGTTGGTGGGGCTGCCAAGTATTACAGTGAAAGTGTCGAGATTCTTTACAAATTATCTGTTGATGATCCAGAG GTTGTACACACTCTTTCAGTCTCTTTAAACAAAATTGGAGATCTTAAATATTATGAAGGAGATCTTTCAGCAGCAAAATCACATTACTCTCAAGCTCTTGATATTCGTCGAAAGGCTATTAATGATAGCAAAAAGCTATCCTCACAG GTGCTTGATGTTGCAGTTTCTTTAGCTAAGGTTGCCGATGTAAACAGAGGCCAAGGTAATGAAGAAGCTGCTGTTGAGGGATTTCAAGAAGCAGTAAAAATCTTAGAATGTCTCAATCTTTCATTACAACCTAATGAGGAATCATCTTTGGAGAAAAGG CGGCGTTCAGTTTTAGGATTTCTTCATGGGCAGCTCAAGGAGAGTCAAGATACTGCTCCCATTGCAGCAACCTGA
- the LOC131045279 gene encoding protein NCA1 isoform X4 yields MVNSLAFQAQNFESAKSRLTLCAEDIREQLGRIESTPELCSQLGVILGVLGDCCQVMGDVGGAAKYYSESVEILYKLSVDDPEVVHTLSVSLNKIGDLKYYEGDLSAAKSHYSQALDIRRKAINDSKKLSSQVLDVAVSLAKVADVNRGQGNEEAAVEGFQEAVKILECLNLSLQPNEESSLEKRRRSVLGFLHGQLKESQDTAPIAAT; encoded by the exons GCATTTCAAGCCCAAAATTTCGAAAGTGCCAAATCAAGGCTAACTTTATGTGCAGAGGATATTCGTGAGCAACTGGGAAGGATTGAAAGTACTCCAGAATTATGTTCACAACTAGGGGTTATTCTGGGCGTGCTTGGTGATTgctg TCAAGTCATGGGAGATGTTGGTGGGGCTGCCAAGTATTACAGTGAAAGTGTCGAGATTCTTTACAAATTATCTGTTGATGATCCAGAG GTTGTACACACTCTTTCAGTCTCTTTAAACAAAATTGGAGATCTTAAATATTATGAAGGAGATCTTTCAGCAGCAAAATCACATTACTCTCAAGCTCTTGATATTCGTCGAAAGGCTATTAATGATAGCAAAAAGCTATCCTCACAG GTGCTTGATGTTGCAGTTTCTTTAGCTAAGGTTGCCGATGTAAACAGAGGCCAAGGTAATGAAGAAGCTGCTGTTGAGGGATTTCAAGAAGCAGTAAAAATCTTAGAATGTCTCAATCTTTCATTACAACCTAATGAGGAATCATCTTTGGAGAAAAGG CGGCGTTCAGTTTTAGGATTTCTTCATGGGCAGCTCAAGGAGAGTCAAGATACTGCTCCCATTGCAGCAACCTGA